A window of Pirellula sp. SH-Sr6A contains these coding sequences:
- the glmS gene encoding glutamine--fructose-6-phosphate transaminase (isomerizing), with amino-acid sequence MCGIVAYVGRKEATPFLLSGLRRLEYRGYDSAGIATLPPQANGFQLSRSVGRIDRLAEQIDKSPIVGSIGIGHTRWATHGPATTENAHPHLGGRGIVAVVHNGVIENYQQLKETLIEKGYVFQSATDTEVISHLVADRLKDLLDSPTNPSFTTIATGPNAVYVEAVRETIAQLRGTYGLVVMFRDRPDLLVAARCGSPLVLGVGKGEQFIASDTSPLVGHTERIIYLADHQLAVVTHDSIQVVHKDQGRVRPEVRVLEERSQDVTTDGFAHYMLKEIYEQPNSLRNAMRGRLDRENATAKFGGLNLTPSQLRSVNRLILTACGTSWHSALVGEYLIEELARLPVEVEYASELRYRNPPVDHDTLIFGITQSGETADTLAALREMKRKGHHTLAICNVIGSSIAQEADGGIYLHAGPEIGVASTKAFTSQLCVLSMLALYFGRLRHLSYEAGQRIIDQLENLPTLVEHALGCDAAVRKIAEKYKGANNFLYLGRNYNFPTALEGALKLKEISYIHAEGYPSAEMKHGPIALVDEHTPSVFIMSRSTVYDKVMSNLQEVKARRGPVIAIVDQMDSQLEKLVDDYIEIPYAEDFLQPIVASIPLQLLAYHIAVFRGCDVDKPRNLAKSVTVE; translated from the coding sequence ATGTGTGGTATCGTCGCATACGTTGGTAGAAAAGAAGCAACCCCTTTCTTGCTCTCCGGCCTCCGCAGGCTCGAATACCGTGGCTACGACAGCGCAGGGATCGCAACCTTGCCCCCCCAAGCCAACGGGTTCCAACTCTCTCGATCTGTCGGGCGCATCGATCGGCTCGCGGAGCAAATCGACAAATCACCCATCGTCGGAAGTATTGGCATCGGGCACACCCGTTGGGCTACCCACGGTCCCGCTACGACCGAAAACGCTCATCCGCATTTAGGTGGACGAGGAATCGTTGCTGTTGTTCACAATGGAGTGATTGAAAACTACCAACAGCTCAAAGAAACTCTCATCGAGAAAGGCTACGTCTTCCAATCGGCCACCGATACCGAAGTCATCTCCCACCTCGTCGCCGATCGCTTGAAAGATCTTCTCGATTCCCCGACCAACCCGTCGTTCACAACCATCGCGACAGGACCGAACGCTGTCTATGTAGAAGCCGTCCGCGAGACGATCGCCCAACTCCGTGGCACCTACGGACTCGTCGTCATGTTCCGCGATCGTCCCGATCTCCTCGTCGCAGCGCGCTGCGGCAGCCCGCTCGTTCTCGGAGTCGGGAAAGGGGAACAATTCATTGCGAGCGATACCTCTCCCCTCGTCGGTCACACCGAACGCATCATATACCTGGCTGATCACCAACTCGCCGTCGTGACCCACGATTCCATCCAAGTCGTCCACAAAGACCAAGGCCGCGTGAGACCAGAAGTACGCGTTCTGGAGGAACGCTCGCAAGACGTCACTACCGACGGGTTTGCCCACTACATGCTCAAAGAAATCTACGAGCAACCCAACTCGCTCCGCAATGCCATGCGTGGTCGACTCGACCGCGAGAACGCAACAGCTAAGTTCGGTGGCCTCAACCTCACCCCCTCGCAACTTCGCAGCGTGAATCGTCTGATTCTCACCGCCTGCGGAACAAGTTGGCACTCCGCTCTCGTCGGGGAATACCTCATCGAAGAACTCGCTCGACTTCCTGTCGAAGTCGAATACGCCAGCGAGCTTCGGTACCGTAACCCTCCCGTCGATCATGACACTCTCATCTTCGGTATCACCCAAAGCGGTGAAACCGCCGACACTCTCGCGGCCCTGCGAGAAATGAAACGAAAAGGTCACCATACCCTCGCCATTTGCAATGTCATCGGTAGCAGTATCGCGCAAGAAGCCGACGGAGGGATCTACCTGCACGCCGGCCCGGAAATTGGAGTCGCCTCCACCAAAGCCTTCACGTCGCAACTGTGCGTCCTCAGCATGCTAGCCCTCTACTTCGGTCGTCTCCGACATTTGAGCTACGAAGCAGGCCAACGCATTATCGATCAGCTGGAGAATCTCCCCACCCTGGTGGAACATGCCCTCGGATGCGATGCCGCTGTCCGAAAGATCGCCGAGAAATACAAAGGGGCGAACAATTTCCTGTACCTGGGACGCAACTACAATTTTCCCACTGCCCTCGAAGGTGCCTTGAAACTCAAGGAAATCAGCTACATCCACGCCGAAGGCTACCCATCTGCGGAGATGAAACACGGTCCGATTGCCTTGGTCGATGAACACACGCCCTCGGTCTTCATCATGTCCCGTTCGACCGTCTACGATAAAGTGATGAGCAATCTCCAAGAGGTTAAAGCAAGACGTGGGCCCGTGATCGCCATCGTAGATCAGATGGACTCGCAATTGGAAAAGCTAGTCGATGACTACATCGAAATTCCCTACGCCGAGGATTTTCTGCAACCGATCGTCGCATCGATCCCTCTGCAATTGCTCGCCTACCACATCGCCGTCTTCCGAGGCTGCGATGTCGACAAACCTCGAAACCTAGCCAAAAGCGTTACGGTAGAATAA
- a CDS encoding polyamine aminopropyltransferase, with amino-acid sequence MTIDSSPPHFDVSQDGNPENVELLSSSQAGWLLFSVLIVAMCGIAYELIIAAVSSYLLGNSVAQFSITIGLFMFSMGIGSYLTKFIQKDLVIRFVQIEIAVALVGGFSATILFCIFPTFALYRPTMFLLIGIVGALVGLEIPLLTRILANEEGFSESLAHVLSLDYLGALIGSVSFPLVLLPSLGLFRSSFAIGLLNIAVAAIALWVLRRSHPQLRPYRWGTLAVTMGLLGGLFASTWLAKFAEGQLFADEMIYSEQSPYQRIVFTKHPRNGELRLYLDGHLQFAASDEHRYHESLVHPAMSLGGVPKRVLILGGGDGLAIREVFKYPEVAEIDLVDIDPQMTRLAREFGPLRKLNGDSLFDPRVRVHHVDAFNYVMDMSRARHERQPNGDSEDEFVYDRILIDLPDPHSEVLNKLYSREFYTMVSNILAQDGCLVTQSGSPIVTREAFWCIRRTLEASRLRVTPYRTYLNSFGEWGFHLAVKESGSTDVSMAALRDVPLRYLNDDIFRSSQVFAKDDGPVETPVNSLFEPKLYMLYEMGLSR; translated from the coding sequence TTGACCATAGATTCGTCCCCCCCCCATTTCGATGTTTCGCAAGATGGCAATCCAGAGAATGTTGAATTGCTGAGTTCCTCGCAAGCAGGGTGGCTATTGTTTTCGGTTCTTATTGTTGCGATGTGCGGGATCGCATATGAGTTGATTATCGCGGCCGTATCGAGCTATCTCTTGGGGAATAGTGTTGCGCAATTCTCGATCACCATTGGACTGTTCATGTTCTCGATGGGTATTGGGTCTTATTTGACGAAGTTCATCCAGAAGGACTTGGTGATTCGTTTTGTTCAGATCGAGATTGCCGTCGCGTTGGTAGGAGGATTTAGCGCCACGATACTGTTTTGTATCTTTCCTACCTTCGCGTTGTATCGCCCAACGATGTTTTTATTGATTGGAATCGTCGGTGCATTGGTAGGTTTAGAGATTCCTCTTCTCACGCGAATCTTAGCGAACGAGGAGGGTTTTTCTGAGTCATTAGCACATGTTCTTTCGTTGGATTACTTGGGGGCATTGATTGGTTCGGTCAGTTTTCCATTGGTGCTCTTGCCGAGTTTGGGGCTATTTCGGTCGTCGTTTGCCATCGGGTTGCTCAACATCGCCGTCGCTGCGATTGCATTGTGGGTGCTACGGCGTAGTCATCCTCAGTTGCGACCCTATCGATGGGGGACCCTCGCGGTCACGATGGGGTTGCTCGGAGGATTGTTTGCGTCGACTTGGTTGGCAAAATTCGCGGAGGGGCAACTCTTCGCCGACGAGATGATTTACAGCGAGCAGAGTCCTTACCAACGGATTGTGTTCACCAAGCATCCGAGAAACGGAGAGCTGCGACTGTACTTGGATGGCCATTTGCAGTTTGCGGCGTCCGACGAGCATCGCTATCACGAATCGCTGGTACATCCTGCGATGAGTTTGGGGGGAGTCCCCAAACGGGTGCTGATATTGGGGGGAGGAGATGGGTTAGCGATTCGGGAGGTATTCAAATATCCCGAGGTTGCGGAAATTGACTTGGTCGATATCGATCCCCAGATGACACGATTGGCTCGAGAGTTTGGTCCGCTCCGCAAGTTGAATGGGGATTCCTTGTTTGATCCTCGAGTGCGAGTCCACCATGTCGACGCTTTCAATTATGTGATGGATATGTCTCGGGCCAGGCACGAACGGCAGCCAAACGGGGATAGCGAAGACGAATTCGTTTACGACCGCATTTTGATTGACTTACCGGATCCCCACAGCGAGGTCCTCAATAAGCTCTATTCGCGGGAGTTTTATACGATGGTGTCCAACATTTTGGCGCAAGACGGGTGTCTGGTGACCCAGAGTGGTTCCCCGATTGTGACCCGCGAGGCATTTTGGTGTATTCGAAGGACATTGGAGGCCAGCAGGCTGCGGGTCACCCCTTACCGAACTTATTTGAATTCGTTCGGAGAGTGGGGGTTTCATTTGGCGGTGAAAGAGTCTGGATCGACTGACGTTAGTATGGCGGCCCTTCGCGACGTGCCGCTTCGCTATTTGAACGACGACATTTTTCGGAGTTCGCAGGTGTTCGCGAAGGATGATGGCCCCGTGGAGACTCCGGTCAACTCGTTGTTCGAGCCCAAGCTCTATATGCTCTATGAAATGGGTTTAAGTCGATGA
- a CDS encoding metallophosphoesterase family protein, with product MRTAIVSDIHGNLEALLAVMTDLRAEGCERIVCLGDIVGYGPNPCECLDVISNVDACVLGNHDYGALIDPEGFSAAAEQAIFWTRRQLENPTTPDASRKRLEYLARLPRTIAEGNILFVHGSVRNPLNEYVFPEDVFNRRKMEKLFSMVQGYTFQGHTHAPGIFTSNMQFQRPDELGYRTQLPSDKAMVNVGSVGQPRDGDWRSCYVILDGKDLEFRRIEYDIETTISKIFAIPELDNFLGERLREGR from the coding sequence GTGCGCACGGCAATAGTTAGCGATATTCACGGTAACCTGGAAGCGTTACTGGCAGTTATGACCGACCTTCGTGCGGAAGGTTGCGAACGGATCGTGTGCCTCGGTGACATCGTCGGCTATGGCCCCAACCCCTGCGAGTGTTTGGACGTCATCTCCAACGTCGATGCGTGCGTGCTTGGTAACCATGACTACGGGGCTCTCATCGATCCCGAGGGTTTCAGCGCTGCCGCGGAGCAGGCAATTTTCTGGACGAGAAGGCAGTTAGAGAATCCAACGACTCCTGATGCCTCGAGGAAGCGGCTGGAATATTTGGCTCGTCTCCCTCGAACGATCGCGGAAGGGAATATCCTTTTCGTCCACGGATCGGTTCGCAACCCACTCAATGAATACGTCTTCCCGGAAGACGTATTCAATCGCCGCAAAATGGAGAAGCTTTTCTCCATGGTGCAGGGCTACACCTTTCAGGGGCACACGCACGCGCCAGGCATTTTTACTTCGAACATGCAGTTTCAGCGCCCGGATGAATTGGGGTATCGAACGCAGTTGCCATCGGACAAGGCGATGGTGAACGTCGGGAGTGTCGGGCAACCGCGCGACGGAGACTGGCGAAGTTGCTATGTCATCTTGGACGGAAAAGATTTGGAGTTCCGCAGGATCGAGTACGACATCGAGACGACGATTAGCAAGATCTTTGCGATCCCCGAGTTGGATAATTTCTTGGGGGAAAGGCTGCGCGAGGGCAGGTAG
- a CDS encoding metallophosphoesterase family protein has protein sequence MRQALISDIHGNLEALQAVLADIAAQNVDEIICLGDIVGYGPNPCECLDLVMKRCKLTIMGNHDQAALFDPDGFNPVALRAIYWTRDRLDAGPTNVVNRRWDFLSELPKLYVQEKFMFVHGSPRDPTNEYVFPEFIYDKAKMESIFARITQYCFQGHTHMPGVFTPDLEFIKPSQCDCVFPLGKEKLMVNVGSVGQPRDEDNRACYAIIDHDTKKLIYRRVEYDFDATAKKIYGIADLDRMLGDRLRTGR, from the coding sequence GTGCGGCAAGCGTTGATTAGCGATATCCACGGCAATTTGGAAGCTCTCCAGGCCGTCCTTGCTGACATCGCAGCTCAAAACGTGGACGAAATCATTTGCCTTGGTGATATCGTCGGGTACGGCCCGAACCCTTGCGAGTGTTTGGATCTGGTGATGAAACGCTGCAAACTAACGATCATGGGAAACCATGACCAAGCGGCCCTTTTCGATCCAGACGGTTTCAACCCGGTTGCCTTGCGGGCCATTTACTGGACGCGCGATCGGTTGGATGCGGGGCCGACCAATGTGGTGAACCGGCGTTGGGATTTCTTGAGCGAGCTTCCCAAGCTCTACGTGCAAGAGAAGTTCATGTTCGTGCACGGTTCGCCCCGGGACCCTACGAACGAGTACGTATTCCCCGAATTTATCTACGACAAGGCGAAGATGGAGAGCATATTTGCTCGCATCACGCAGTATTGCTTCCAAGGGCACACGCACATGCCTGGGGTGTTCACTCCCGATTTGGAGTTTATCAAACCTAGCCAGTGCGATTGCGTGTTTCCGCTTGGGAAGGAAAAGCTGATGGTCAATGTGGGAAGCGTCGGTCAGCCTCGCGACGAGGACAATCGAGCTTGCTATGCCATCATCGATCACGACACCAAGAAGCTTATTTACCGGCGTGTCGAATACGATTTCGATGCGACCGCGAAGAAGATTTACGGCATCGCCGATCTCGATCGCATGCTCGGGGATCGACTGAGAACCGGTCGGTAA
- a CDS encoding SlyX family protein, which translates to MQKLYEELNKVVFRQQTELDALRNHFLRLDVGYQSLLESDRSPRTLADDRPPHY; encoded by the coding sequence ATGCAAAAACTCTACGAAGAACTCAATAAAGTGGTCTTTCGCCAACAAACCGAACTCGACGCCCTCCGAAACCACTTCCTGCGCCTCGATGTTGGCTATCAATCGCTCCTCGAATCCGATCGCTCCCCACGCACCCTCGCCGACGACCGCCCCCCCCACTATTGA